A region of Vitis vinifera cultivar Pinot Noir 40024 chromosome 15, ASM3070453v1 DNA encodes the following proteins:
- the LOC100260735 gene encoding uncharacterized protein LOC100260735 isoform X1, with translation MAIEDENPNPSPVTPIVPRARDGGSIVSDTGSSQPHNPAQDDVTASATKPQSSKDFIISVATKISSQPLQNFDPEVWGVLTAISNCARKRRQGINVLLTANEHCIGRLAEDTRFQIESAAVSANHCKIYRKMVAYEDEDHPSAFLKDTSTNGTYLNWEKLKKNSPESMLHHGDIISFAAPPDHEIAFTFVYRDVLKSSPLNVAVPKRKAEELRIENKRIKGIGIGAPEGPISLDDFRSLQRSNTELRKQLENQVLTIDTLQNENRAAIERHENEMKELKELVSKPYVDQLQELHHLLEVKQKELVEVNRILAEQKHAMSDLNERLSASMQSCAEANEIMTSQKASISKLEARLDEEQDQRMEEREKATADLKAAIHRAQSEAQEEIKRLSEVALRRERELQEVINRLQESEKERCLLVETLRSKLEDTRQKLVISDNKVRQLETQVCEEQLASADGRKRAEELQHEMTRLRKELESEKQAAREEAWAKVSMLELEINAAMRDLDFERRRLKGARERIMLRETQLRAFYSTTEEISNLFAKQQEQLKAMQRTLEDEDNYENTSVDIDLNPTNGFINGTVIREKEAIGFRSSSAAKTGSATSAQRFGRNLAETSSNEASVTEKHDCDIRTQENTQEAEFTSADCLVKGGFGSDIDGVGTAPALEGDPIETERVMETESPGINGEKNIDLNKCIDLAGDTMQIDDEAHIRETEEPGRINRGEGSHHSQSNSGFENLKSMEDTEAGGTIRTADLLASEVAGSWACSTAPSVHGENESPKSRDHDQNHPVALHDANGQVAESQTNPSSEVAANRLSREPQALSEMIGIVAPDLKEQFGGAGDDDYDGGREKGGCTSNSDTENCTDSSDDDYVRVHAKDGSISDAETEGGDQADEDENRNEAMEEDDEATQEGSLG, from the exons gGTATAAATGTGCTCTTGACCGCTAATGAGCACTGCATTGGACGTTTGGCAGAGGACACACGTTTCCAGATTGAATCAGCTGCAGTTAGTGCAAATCATTGCAAAATTTATAGGAAGATGGTTGCTTATGAAGACGAGGATCATCCCTCTGCATTTTTGAAAGATACTAG CACAAATGGGACATATCTCAACTGggagaagttgaagaagaataGCCCTGAATCTATGCTACATCATGGAGATATTATATCATTTGCTGCTCCTCCTGATCATG AGATTGCATTTACATTTGTATATCGAGATGTTCTTAAGTCCTCTCCCTTGAATGTGGCAGTTCCAAAAAGAAAAGCAG AGGAGCTTCGTATTGAAAACAAGAGAATAAAAGGTATTGGCATCGGTGCTCCTGAAGGACCTATTTCTCTTGATGATTTTAGAAGCCTTCAGCGGTCAAACACG GAATTGAGGAAGCAGTTAGAAAACCAAGTCCTTACCATTGATACATTGCAAAATGAGAACCGCGCTGCTATTGAGCGTCATGAAAAT GAAATGAAGGAGCTGAAAGAATTGGTGTCCAAACCATATGTTGATCAATTGCAAGAGCTGCACCACCTTTTGGAGGTTAAACAGAAGGAATTGGTAGAGGTCAATAGAATATTGGCCGAACAAAAACATGCTATGAGTGACCTTAATGAAAGACTTAGTGCATCTATGCAGTCATGTGCTGAAGCAAATGAAATAATGACCAG TCAGAAGGCATCTATATCTAAACTCGAGGCACGATTAGATGAAGAGCAAGATCAGAGAATGGAAGAACGAGAAAAGGCTACAGCTGATCTAAAAGCGGCAATACATAGAGCTCAGTCAGAGGCTCAAGAGGAAATAAAACGACTGTCTGAAGTGGCCTTAAGACGAGAAAGAGAGCTGCAAGAAGTAATTAATAGACTTCAG GAGTCGGAGAAAGAAAGGTGTTTACTGGTAGAAACTTTGAGATCTAAACTG GAAGACACTAGACAAAAGTTGGTTATTTCTGACAATAAAGTTCGCCAGCTAGAAACCCAAGTTTGTGAAGAGCAACTAGCCTCTGCAGATGGAAGAAAA AGAGCAGAAGAACTCCAGCATGAGATGACGAGATTGAGGAAGGAGCTTGAGAGTGAAAAG CAGGCAGCACGAGAAGAAGCATGGGCTAAGGTTTCTATGCTGGAACTTGAGATAAATGCTGCAATGCGGGATCTTGATTTTGAGAGGCGGAGGTTAAAAGGTGCTAGGGAAAGAATTATGCTTCG GGAAACACAACTGCGGGCATTTTATTCCACAACTGAGGAGATTTCAAATCTGTTTGCAAAGCAGCAGGAACAGCTGAAGGCAATGCAGAGGACCCTGGAAGATGAGGATAATTATGAGAACACATCGGTTGATATCGACCTTAATCCAACAAATGGATTCATAAATGGAACTGTCATCAGAGAAAAAGAAGCAATAGGGTTTAGGAGCAGTAGTGCTGCTAAGACAGGCTCTGCTACTTCAGCCCAGAGGTTTGGCAGAAATTTAGCTGAAACTTCCAGCAATGAAGCCAGTGTTACTGAGAAGCATGACTGCGACATCAGAACCCAAGAAAACACGCAAGAGGCAGAATTCACAAGTGCTGATTGTCTTGTAAAGGGTGGATTCGGTTCTGACATTGATGGTGTTGGCACAGCACCTGCTTTGGAAGGGGACCCCATCGAAACTGAGAGAGTTATGGAAACTGAAAGCCCTGGCATCAATGGTGAAAAGAACATTGATTTAAATAAGTGCATTGATCTAGCTGGGGACACAATGCAGATTGACGATGAAGCCCATATACGTGAAACTGAAGAGCCAGGTCGAATCAATCGTGGGGAGGGTTCTCATCACTCCCAATCAAATAGCggatttgagaatttgaaatctATGGAAGATACAGAAGCTGGAGGAACAATCAGAACCGCAGACCTCTTGGCTTCAGAAGTTGCTGGTAGCTGGGCGTGCAGCACAGCACCTTCTGTCCATGGAGAGAATGAATCTCCAAAAAGTAGAGACCATGATCAAAATCATCCTGTGGCCCTACATGATGCCAATGGTCAAGTAGCTGAGAGTCAAACTAACCCATCTTCTGAGGTTGCTGCTAACAGATTGAGTCGTGAACCGCAAGCACTAAGTGAGATGATTGGAATCGTTGCTCCTGATTTGAAGGAGCAGTTTGGTGGTGCTGGGGATGATGATTATGACGGTGGGAGGGAAAAGGGGGGTTGTACTTCCAACTCAGATACTGAGAATTGCACTGACAGCAGCGATGATGATTATGTAAGAGTCCATGCTAAAGATGGATCAATTTCAGATGCAGAAACTGAAGGTGGTGATCAAGCTGATGAAGATGAAAACCGCAACGAGGCAATGGAGGAAGATGATGAAGCTACTCAAGAAGGTTCTTTGGGATAA
- the LOC100262665 gene encoding 4-hydroxy-tetrahydrodipicolinate synthase, chloroplastic encodes MAMLKNYGACLKDSTLQFPRPNCGDINKRRNAKWKSAQAAVIPNFHLPMRSFEVKNRTSVDDIKSLRLITAIKTPYLPDGRFDLEAYDALVNMQIVDGAEGVIVGGTTGEGQLMSWDEHIMLIGHTVNCFGGSIKVIGNTGSNSTREAIHATEQGFAVGMHAALHINPYYGKTSLEGLVSHFESVLPMGPTVIYNVPSRTGQDIPPGVIHTVAQSANLAGVKECVGNDRIKQYTDNRIVVWSGNDDQCHDAKWDYGATGVISVTSNLIPGLMRQLLFKGKNPSLNAKIMPLVNWLFEEPNPIGLNTALAQLGVVRPVFRLPYVPLPLAKRVEFVNIVKEIGRENFVGEKDVKVLDDDDFILVGRY; translated from the exons ATGGCGATGTTGAAGAACTATGGTGCTTGCTTGAAAGACTCAACTCTCCAGTTTCCGCGTCCTAACTGCGGCGATATCAACAAGAG GAGGAACGCAAAATGGAAGTCTGCACAAGCAGCTGTAATTCCTAATTTCCATCTCCCAATGCGTAGTTTTGAAGTTAAAAATAG GACATCAGTAGATGATATCAAGTCTCTTAGGTTGATCACAGCCATCAAAACTCCATATCTTCCGGATGGCAGGTTTGATCTGGAAGCATATGATGCTTTGGTGAACATGCAGATTGTAGATGGAGCTGAAGGTGTGATTGTAGGTGGCACAACCGGTGAAGGCCAGTTGATGAGCTGGGATGAACACATAATGCTTATTGGCCACACAGTCAATTGTTTTGGTGGATCAATCAAGGTAATTGGAAACACTGGAAGCAACTCCACAAGGGAAGCAATTCATGCCACCGAACAGGGCTTTGCTGTTGGAATGCATGCTGCTCTTCATATCAATCCTTACTATGGAAAAACTTCCTTGGAGGGTTTGGTTTCTCACTTTGAGAGTGTGCTCCCCATGGGTCCTACCGTTATTTACAATGTACCATCACGAACTGGCCAAGACATTCCCCCAGGGGTTATTCACACCGTGGCACAGAGTGCTAACTTGGCTGGTGTTAAAGAGTGTGTGGGAAATGATAGGATAAAACAGTACACCGATAACAGAATTGTGGTGTGGAGTGGGAACGATGATCAGTGCCATGACGCGAAGTGGGACTATGGAGCTACTGGAGTGATATCCGTTACTAGCAACTTGATTCCTGGTCTAATGCGACAACTCTTGTTTAAAGGGAAGAACCCTTCTCTCAATGCGAAGATCATGCCTCTGGTTAACTGGCTTTTTGAAGAGCCAAACCCCATTGGCTTAAACACAGCTCTGGCTCAACTTGGTGTGGTGAGGCCAGTTTTCAGGCTACCCTACGTACCACTTCCTTTGGCAAAGAGGGTAGAGTTCGTGAATATAGTGAAGGAAATCGGGCGGGAGAATTTTGTCGGTGAAAAAGATGTTAAGGttcttgatgatgatgattttatcTTGGTGGGTCGATATTAG